The Pseudomonas sp. TH06 genome contains the following window.
ACGCCCGGCCGGGGTGTCGACAACGTTGATCGTCTGCTCACTGGCCTGAATGACCTCGCGCTGATCAAAGACCGGATGCATCTGCCGTTGCGGCTGGCCGAGCGGCACACCGTCGCGACCAAACACCACGCTGCTGTTGAACAGTGCGCCGCTGCCGGGTTTGAGCTGGCCGTCGCGAATGCTCGGCTCGGGCAAGACGATGGAGCCTGCGACCAGCGTCACATGGAATTCCTTGGCCAGACCACCGAACAAGGCCTGGTAATCCTTGGCCATCGACCTGGACTTCATGCGCAGGTGTGCGTCATCCAGGCGGTCGTTGCCCTTGGCGCTGAGCCAGGCGCGGGCGAACAGCAGTGGATTGCTCGCCGCCAGCCAGTTCATCGCTTCGGCGACGGTCGGGGCCTGATACAGCTCGTCTTTCTCGCCGCTGATCATCAGCCAGGTGCCGACGTGCTCTGGCAACACCACCACGGTCTTGTCATTCAACAAGCCCTGATCCTGCGCTTGCTGCAAATAGGCCGCGAGTTTGCGATGCAGGCGCTCGGGGCTCTGGTAATCGGTAGGGAACAGTTCCGGCTGAATGCCCAGCAGATTGCCACGATCACGCGGCGTGCCTTGGTCAACCGCCAGTTTGATGCGCAAGTCCGACAGGTAATGGCCCAGGGGCCGGTCCGCCGCCCACATGGCGTAGGTGGTCAGGGCGGCGACAATGGCCATGGAAAAAAACAGGTACAAAAGTTTGCGCATGAAAACCAACAACAGCCGGGTACAGGGTGTGGCGACTAGGGTAGGGCCCATGGCGTTGGTTGCCAAGGGGCGCTGCGCATTTTGATCATTAAGTTGTCAGTTACGGTCATTGAGTGACAGCGATGCGACTCTTAGTCTGTCGAACATGACTGACGGGGGACGCAGAGCTCCCGCAATTTTTCCGTGATCGCTCGTTGTGGAGTTACCGATGACCGCCCCCCATTACCCGCACCTGTTGGCCCCGCTGGACCTGGGATTCACCACGTTGCGCAACCGCACCCTGATGGGCTCGATGCACACCGGTCTGGAAGAAAAGCCGGGTGGTTTCGAACGCATGGCGGCGTACTTCGCTGAACGTGCCCGTGGCGGTGTCGGCCTGATGGTCACCGGCGGTATTGGCCCCAACGACGAGGGCGGCGTGTACTCCGGTGCGGCCAAACTGACCACCGAGGAAGAAGCGCTCAAGCACCGCATCGTCACTCGCGCGGTGCACGAGGCGGGCGGCAAGATCTGCATGCAGATCCTTCACGCCGGGCGTTATGCCTACAGCCCGAAACAGGTTGCGCCAAGTGCAATTCAGGCGCCGATCAACCCGTTCAAGCCAAAAGAGCTGGACGAAGAAGGCATCGAGAAGCAGATCAGTGATTTCGTCACCTGCTCGGTGCTGGCGCAGACCGCCGAGTACGACGGCGTCGAGATCATGGGCTCGGAAGGTTATTTCATTAACCAGTTCCTCGCCGCGCACACCAACCACCGCACCGACCGCTGGGGCGGCAGCTACGAAAACCGTATGCGCCTGCCGGTGGAAATCGTTCGTCGTGTCCGCGAGGCCGTCGGCCCGAATTTCATCATCATCTTCCGTCTGTCGATGCTCGATCTGGTCGAGGGCGGCAGCACTTGGGAAGAGATTGTCACCCTGGCCAAAGCCATCGAGCAGGCCGGCGCGACCATCATCAACACCGGTATCGGCTGGCACGAAGCGCGGATCCCGACCATCGCCACCAAAGTGCCGCGCGCAGCATTCAGCAAGGTCACGGCCAAGCTACGTGGTTCGGTGAGCATTCCGCTGATCACCACCAATCGCATCAACACCCCGGAGATCGCCGAGCAGATTCTTGCTGAAGGCGATGCCGACATGGTTTCGATGGCGCGACCGTTTCTGGCCGACCCGGACTTCGTCAACAAGGCTGCCGAAGGCCGTGCCGACGAAATCAACACCTGCATCGGTTGCAACCAGGCGTGCCTCGACCACACCTTCGGCGGCAAGCTGACCAGTTGCCTGGTCAACCCGCGTGCCTGCCACGAAACCGAGCTTAACTATTTGCCGGTGCAGCAAATCAAGAAAATCGCCGTGGTCGGTGCCGGCCCTGCCGGGTTGTCCGCCGCCACCGTGGCGGCCGAGCGTGGTCATCAGGTGACCTTGTTCGATTCGGCCAGCGAAATCGGCGGCCAGTTCAACATCGCCAAGCGTGTGCCGGGCAAGGAAGAGTTTTTCGAAACCCTGCGTTACTTCAAGCGCAAGTTGCAGACCACCCACGTCGAGGTGTGCCTGAACACCCGTGTCGACGTGGCGAAACTGGTGGAAGGCGGGTACGACGAGATCATCCTTGCCACTGGCATCGCACCGCGTGTGCCGGCCATTCCGGGCGTCGAGAATGCCAAGGTCTTGAGCTATCTCGACGTGATTCTTGAGCGAAAACCGGTCGGCAAGCGTGTCGCGGTGATTGGCGCTGGTGGTATCGGTTTCGATGTGTCGGAATTCCTCGTCCATCAAGGTGTGGCGACCAGCCAGGACCGCGCCGCGTTCTGGAAAGAGTGGGGCATCGACACCCACCTCGAGGCACGAGGCGGCGTGGCCGGGATCAAACCCGCACCGCATGCACCGGCCCGCGAGGTGTTCCTGTTGCAGCGCAAGAAAACCAAGGTCGGCGACGGTCTGGGCAAGACCACCGGCTGGATTCATCGCACCGGTCTGAAGAACAAGCAGGTGCAGATGCTCAACAGCGTCGAATACCTGAACATTGACGACGAAGGCCTGCACATCCGCATCGGTGAAAACGGCGAGCCGCAGGTGTTGGCAGTGGACAATATCGTGATCTGCGCGGGTCAGGATCCGTTGCGTGAGCTGCATGACGGGCTGGTTGCGGCCGGGCAGAACGTGCACCTGATTGGCGGTGCGGATGTGGCGGTGGAGCTGGATGCCAAACGCGCGATCAACCAGGGCTCGCGTCTCGCAGCCGAACTTTGATTTCGCAGGCCTAGCGTGCCAATGGCTATCGCGAGCAGGCTCACTCCTACAGGTGGACGCATTTCAAATGTAGGAGTGAGCCTGCTCGCGATGGCTGCTTATAAGCGACTAGAATGCTGGCTCTGTCCAGATCGAATCGACGCTCATGTTTTTGCCTCCCTCCGATTGGCTACCCCAAGCCCCTCTCGAATTACTCTCGCTCGACTGGCTCGCCGCCGCCAATGTTGAAGTGGCGATCCTGCGCCTGGATCAGGTCGATCCACTGATCAGCGGCAACAAGTGGTTCAAACTCACCGAGCACCTCAAAGCCGCCGAACGGGTCGGCGCCGAAGGCATCATCAGCCTCGGCGGCGCGCATTCCAATCATCTGCATGCATTGGCCGCGGCGGGCAAGCGTCTGGGCTTTCAAACCGTCGGGCTGTTGCGTGGGCATGCGCAGGAAACGTCGACGGTAAGGGATTTACAGGCGTTCGGTATGCAGTTGCATTGGCTGGGTTACGCCGGTTATCGGGCGCGGCATGAGCCGGGGTTCTGGGAACCGTGGCAGGCGCACTATCCGACGCTGTATGCGGTGCCGGAGGGCGGCGGTGGACTGCCCGGGGCATTGGGCTGCGCAACGCTGAAGGTTCAGGTGGATGCGCAATTGACGAATCTCGGCTGGAGCGATTACCACGGTTGGTGGCTGGCCTGTGGCACCGGCACCACTTTGGCGGGGCTGGTGCTGGCCGAGGCCGATGAACATCCGGTGTATGGCGCGCTGGCGGTGCCGGAGGATCATGGAGTGGCGCCGCAGGTTGAGGCAATCCTCCTGGAAGCAGGGATGGCCAATGCAGGGTATGAATTGATCGATGCCAGTCGTGGTGGTTTTGCCAAGGTCGATGCCGGGTTGCTTGAATTTATCGACCGTAGCGAGCAGGCGAGCGGTGTGCCGCTGGAACCGCTTTATACCGGCAAGGCGTTGCTGGCGCTAAAGAGCCACGTCGAGGCGGGCGGATTTGCCAGCGGCACGCGGCTGATCTTCGTGCATACCGGCGGATTGCAGGGGCGACGGGGGGGTCAACCGCGTCCCCTGATTGCAGCGTATCTCTGTCATGAGGAGATTCATTGTGGCGAGGGGATTTATCCCCGTTGGGCTGCGAAGCGGCCCCAAAACCTCGATACGCGGTGAATCAGGTTGATTAGTGGTGGCTGAACTGGGGGCCGCTGCGCAGCCCATCGGGGCGGTGCGACGTTTCGCTAAATCCCCTCACCACAGGGAATTCAGCGTGCTCCCAAAAGCGGTTTAGCCGCGCTTGGGCATCATCCGCAACAAGGTGTTATCGCCCACCACATAGTGGTGATAAAGCCCCGCCAGTGCATGCAGCCCGATCAGCCAGTAACCGATGGTGCCGATCAGTACGTGCCAGTGCTCGACCTGCTTGGCGAACGCTTTGTCCTCATTCACCAGCAGCGGCAGATCAAACCCGTAGAACATCACCTGATGGCCTTCGGCGCTGGTAATCAACCAGCCGAGAATCGGCATGCTGATCATGAACAGGTACAGCGCCCAGTGCATCAGCCGCGCCAGTACGGTTTGCCACTGCGGCGAGGCGGGGAATATTTTCGGTGCAGGGCCGAGGCTGCGCGCGAGCAGGCGAAACCACACCAGCACGAACACGGTCAGGCCGAGCATGTAATGCACTTCGCGGATCAGCGTGCGGCCGCCGCTGCCTTTGGGAAACAGGCCACGCAATTCCATGCTGGCGTACACCAGCACCAACAACACCAGCATCAGCCAGTGCAGCAGGACCGACACGGTGCTGTAGCGAGATTCGGAACTTGTCCACGGCATACGGTGTTTCCTCACAGATCAGGTCGAAACGTACCGTTCTTGAGCGACGGTATGCTTTAACTGTAATCCGCTTTGGCCGATTTGCCCGAGTCTAAAAACTCTTTCACTGCGCGAAATCAGTGGTTTGCCCAAAAAAAACGCCAGTGTCGTGCAGACACTGGCGTTTTTGTTTGCCGCAGGCCGCGCAATCAGCTGCTTTGCGGCATCTCACCTTTGGCCAGACGCTTGTTGATGTCGGCGATCACTTCCGGCAAGTCAGTGATGGTGTCGATCATGTAGTGCGGGCGCGAACCCTCGAACAAGGCGTGGATACGCTTGCGTTCACTGGCCAGTTCATCGCTGCCCAGCGCGCGGAAACCGGCGTAATCAAGGCCCAGCGCGTTGCCGGAGCAGATCAGTGCCACCGTCCACATGCCGGCGCGACGGCCTTCAAGGATACCCGGCTCGGTGTCGTCGATCTTCACGCAAGCCGCCACGTCATCGATGCCCAGGGCAATCACGTTGGCCAGTGCCTGAGCCGGCCATGGGCGACCGTTGGGTACTTCGTCAGTGGCCACAACGTGGTCGGCGACGTAGCCGTTGGTGGCGGCCAGTTCGACGACTTTGTCCATGACCGGTTTCGGGTAGCCGGAGCAGGAACCGATCTTGATGCCCTGTTGGCGCAGGTTGGCAATGGTCTCCAGCGCGCCGGGAATCAGCGCCGAATGCTCGGCGATCTTCTCGATTTGCAGGGGCATGAAGCGGTTGTAGATCGCGGTGACGTCATCGTCGGTCGGCGTGCGGCCGAACACCTTGCGATAACGCTCGGCCACTTGTGGCTGATCGCACAGGGTGCGGATGTGATCCCACTTGCCCATACCCATCGGCCCGCGGGCTTCTTCGATGGAGACTTGCACGTCGAACTCGGCAAAGGCTTCGACAAAAATCTGCGTCGGCGCGAACGAGCCGAAATCGACTACGGTGCCGGCCCAGTCGAGGATCGCGGCTTGCAGCTTGGTTGGGTTGTTATAGTTCATGGCAAAAATTCCTCAGTTGAAATGCGGTTCAATGTAGGAGTGAGCCTGCTCGCGATAGCGGTTGGTCATTCAATATCTTGGTCGACTGACACGGCCTCATCGCGAGCAGGCTCACTCCTACAGGGGATTTGTGGTGGTAATCAGATGTCGAGCACTTCCATCTCGCGCAGCACTTCGCCCACAGCGGCGACGGCCTGGCGCATTTCGTCCGGGCTGACGTGGCCGATGCAGCCAACGCGGAACGTTTCGACCTGGGTCAGTTTGCCGGGATAGAGGATGTAACCCTTGGCCTTGACCCGCTCGTAGAAATCCTTGAACTGGTAACGCGGATCTTTCGGCGCATGAAACGTGGCGATGATTGGCGCCTGAATGGCCGCCGGCAGGAAGCTGCGCAAACCGAGTTTGCCCATCTCCTTCATCAGTGTCTGACAGTTGGCGGCGTAGCGCGCATGCCGTGCCGGCAGGCCACCTTCTTCGTTGTATTGCAACAGGGCTTCATGCAGCGCCGCGACCACATGGGTCGGCGGGGTGAAGCGCCATTGGCCGGTTTTTTTCATGTAGGTGTGCTGGTCGAACAGGTCCATCGCCAGCGAATGCGAATTGCCGCAAGCAGCAGCCAGCGACTCTTTGCGAGCGAAGACAAACCCCATCCCCGGCACACCTTCCAGGCATTTTCCGGACGCGGCAATCAGCGCATCGAACGGTACGTTCTGCGCATCCACCGGCAGTGCGCCGAAAGAACTCATGGCATCGATGATCAAGCGTTTGCCGTGTCGCTGAACAACCTGGGCAATCTCTGGCAGTGGATTGAGAATGCCGGTGCTGGTTTCGCAGTGGATCAATGCGACGTGGGTGATGGTGCCGTCGGCGCGCAGCAGACGATCGACGTCAGCGGCGGTCGTCGGTTCGTCTTCAGCGGTTTCGAAGGTGCTGAAGGGGCGGCCGAGCACTTCGCAGATCTTCGCCAGACGCTTGCCATAGGCGCCGTTGATCAGCACCAGCACTTTGCCGTTGCGCGGCACCAGCGTGCCAATCGCCGCTTCCACCGCAAAGGTGCCGCTGCCTTGCAGGGGCACGCATTCATGGGTCGCCGCGCCGTTGAGGATCGCCAGCAATTGTTCGCAAAGGCTGGCGGTCAGTTGATTGAAGCGGTCATCCCATGACCCCCAGTCGACCATCATCGCCTGTCGGGTGCGGGCCGAAGTGGTCAACGGGCCGGGAGTGAGCAGGATGGGTTCGGCGATACTCATTCGTGTGTCCTCGGATTGCGCTGTGGGATGAAGCTACGGGGCATACGTTGCAATTCGCCGTTGCATCAATCAAATTGTTTGTTGTTATGCCAGCCATCAGTGAGAGTTATTCATGAACTTGTTCCAGCTCCGCGCCTTTGATGCCGTGGCCCGCGAAGGTAGCTTCACCCGCGCCGCCGCACGTCTGTTTATCAGCCAACCGGCGGTCACCGGGCACATCAAGGCGCTGGAGGAGCACTACCAGATCACTTTGCTGCGGCGTACTGCGCGACGAGTGGAGCTGACGGAGGAGGGCACCAAACTGGCGGCCATTACCCGGGCGATGTTCGGGCTGGCGGAAGAAGCGCAGACGATGCTCGAAGCCAACCGGCAACTGCTCACCGGGCGGCTGGAGGTGGCGGCGGATGGCCCGCACATGGTGATGCCGATGCTCGCCAGTCTGCGTGCGCGCTATCCGGGCATCACGGTCAATCTGCGGTTGGGCAATGCTCAGGAAACCCTGGCGGCGCTGTTATCGGAGCACGCCGATGTGGCCGTGCTGACTGAGGTCGAACCGCGCAAAGGTCTGCATTTGCAGGCGCTGAGCGAGTCGCGGATTTGCGCATTGGTGCCGGCAGGGCATCCGTGGGCGGCGCGATCTTCAGACGTGAGACTCAAAGAGCTGGATCAGGTGATCATGGTGCTGCGTGAGCCGAGTTCGATCACCCGGCGCACGTTTGACCAGGCCTGTACGCAGGCTTCGATTCAGCCACGCGTGCTGCTGGAGCTGGATAGCCGCGAGGCAGTGACGGAAGCCGTGGCGGCAGAACTGGGGGTGGGCGTGGTGTCCTCGGTGGAGGTCAGCCACGACCCGCGAGTGGTGGCGATTCCGATTGTTGGCGAGGGCCTGGTCAATCGGCACATGATCGGGTGCATGGAACGGCGACGGGAGTTGCGCCTGATTCAGGCCTTTTTTGGTCTCGCACCCGTTTGATAAACCGTGGTACTCCCTTCGCGAGCAGGCTCGCTCCCACATTCGACCGCGTTTCTTCTGGAGGAACCCGTTCCAATGTGGGAGCGAGCCTGCTCGCGAAGGGGCCGGCCCTGATTACGCCAGGCTCTCGCGAACCATGTCGAGAAACGTCGCCACCACTCGCCGCGAACTCTGCTCACGCAAACACACCAGCGTTTCGGTCAACCGCCGGGTGCAATCGATGATCGGCAGCGCACACACCCGCGAATCCGCGCCAAACTCCGCCGCCGAAACCACCCCGACACCAATCCCCACCACCACCGCCTCGCGTGCCGCTTCCCGGCCCTCGACCTGAATGGCCGGGCGTATGCGAAATCCGGCCCGGGCCATTTCCTCTTCCAGCGTCTGCCGCGTTACCGAACCGTGTTCGCGCAACACCAGCGGCGTGTCGTCGAGGTCGGCCAGGCAGATCGACTCGCGTTCGGCCCACGGATGATTACGCGACACGAACGCCACCATCGGGTCGTTGCGCAACGGCACGCACAGCAAGCGTTCATCACTGACATCGCGGCCCAGCAGCGCCAGATCGGCCTGATAGTTGAACAGCCGAAACAGCGATTCGTCGGTGTTGCCCGTCTCGATCTTCACGCTGATCCCCGGAT
Protein-coding sequences here:
- a CDS encoding 2-aminoethylphosphonate--pyruvate transaminase, which produces MSIAEPILLTPGPLTTSARTRQAMMVDWGSWDDRFNQLTASLCEQLLAILNGAATHECVPLQGSGTFAVEAAIGTLVPRNGKVLVLINGAYGKRLAKICEVLGRPFSTFETAEDEPTTAADVDRLLRADGTITHVALIHCETSTGILNPLPEIAQVVQRHGKRLIIDAMSSFGALPVDAQNVPFDALIAASGKCLEGVPGMGFVFARKESLAAACGNSHSLAMDLFDQHTYMKKTGQWRFTPPTHVVAALHEALLQYNEEGGLPARHARYAANCQTLMKEMGKLGLRSFLPAAIQAPIIATFHAPKDPRYQFKDFYERVKAKGYILYPGKLTQVETFRVGCIGHVSPDEMRQAVAAVGEVLREMEVLDI
- a CDS encoding LysR family transcriptional regulator, translating into MSVSHAQLKAFHAVAVHGSFTKAAERLFLTQPAISDQVRKLEERFGVLLFHRNKRSVRLTDLGERLLAITQRLFVIEAEAQELLQESQALQTGSLILAVDAPVHVLPQIARFCERYPGISVKIETGNTDESLFRLFNYQADLALLGRDVSDERLLCVPLRNDPMVAFVSRNHPWAERESICLADLDDTPLVLREHGSVTRQTLEEEMARAGFRIRPAIQVEGREAAREAVVVGIGVGVVSAAEFGADSRVCALPIIDCTRRLTETLVCLREQSSRRVVATFLDMVRESLA
- a CDS encoding LysR substrate-binding domain-containing protein, with the protein product MNLFQLRAFDAVAREGSFTRAAARLFISQPAVTGHIKALEEHYQITLLRRTARRVELTEEGTKLAAITRAMFGLAEEAQTMLEANRQLLTGRLEVAADGPHMVMPMLASLRARYPGITVNLRLGNAQETLAALLSEHADVAVLTEVEPRKGLHLQALSESRICALVPAGHPWAARSSDVRLKELDQVIMVLREPSSITRRTFDQACTQASIQPRVLLELDSREAVTEAVAAELGVGVVSSVEVSHDPRVVAIPIVGEGLVNRHMIGCMERRRELRLIQAFFGLAPV
- a CDS encoding carbon-nitrogen hydrolase family protein, with the protein product MRKLLYLFFSMAIVAALTTYAMWAADRPLGHYLSDLRIKLAVDQGTPRDRGNLLGIQPELFPTDYQSPERLHRKLAAYLQQAQDQGLLNDKTVVVLPEHVGTWLMISGEKDELYQAPTVAEAMNWLAASNPLLFARAWLSAKGNDRLDDAHLRMKSRSMAKDYQALFGGLAKEFHVTLVAGSIVLPEPSIRDGQLKPGSGALFNSSVVFGRDGVPLGQPQRQMHPVFDQREVIQASEQTINVVDTPAGRLGVLIGSDSWYPDNYRKLDEQGAQLVAVPAQVFGHGTWDKPWRGYKGSSTPSSVSLKPGEVSEGQAWHRLTLIAQPPSSRAIAGMSVFLRGQFWDISSSGQSFLSSNGQQFTDGEARGARLLNIWL
- a CDS encoding 1-aminocyclopropane-1-carboxylate deaminase — its product is MFLPPSDWLPQAPLELLSLDWLAAANVEVAILRLDQVDPLISGNKWFKLTEHLKAAERVGAEGIISLGGAHSNHLHALAAAGKRLGFQTVGLLRGHAQETSTVRDLQAFGMQLHWLGYAGYRARHEPGFWEPWQAHYPTLYAVPEGGGGLPGALGCATLKVQVDAQLTNLGWSDYHGWWLACGTGTTLAGLVLAEADEHPVYGALAVPEDHGVAPQVEAILLEAGMANAGYELIDASRGGFAKVDAGLLEFIDRSEQASGVPLEPLYTGKALLALKSHVEAGGFASGTRLIFVHTGGLQGRRGGQPRPLIAAYLCHEEIHCGEGIYPRWAAKRPQNLDTR
- a CDS encoding NADPH-dependent 2,4-dienoyl-CoA reductase, yielding MTAPHYPHLLAPLDLGFTTLRNRTLMGSMHTGLEEKPGGFERMAAYFAERARGGVGLMVTGGIGPNDEGGVYSGAAKLTTEEEALKHRIVTRAVHEAGGKICMQILHAGRYAYSPKQVAPSAIQAPINPFKPKELDEEGIEKQISDFVTCSVLAQTAEYDGVEIMGSEGYFINQFLAAHTNHRTDRWGGSYENRMRLPVEIVRRVREAVGPNFIIIFRLSMLDLVEGGSTWEEIVTLAKAIEQAGATIINTGIGWHEARIPTIATKVPRAAFSKVTAKLRGSVSIPLITTNRINTPEIAEQILAEGDADMVSMARPFLADPDFVNKAAEGRADEINTCIGCNQACLDHTFGGKLTSCLVNPRACHETELNYLPVQQIKKIAVVGAGPAGLSAATVAAERGHQVTLFDSASEIGGQFNIAKRVPGKEEFFETLRYFKRKLQTTHVEVCLNTRVDVAKLVEGGYDEIILATGIAPRVPAIPGVENAKVLSYLDVILERKPVGKRVAVIGAGGIGFDVSEFLVHQGVATSQDRAAFWKEWGIDTHLEARGGVAGIKPAPHAPAREVFLLQRKKTKVGDGLGKTTGWIHRTGLKNKQVQMLNSVEYLNIDDEGLHIRIGENGEPQVLAVDNIVICAGQDPLRELHDGLVAAGQNVHLIGGADVAVELDAKRAINQGSRLAAEL
- the phnX gene encoding phosphonoacetaldehyde hydrolase, coding for MNYNNPTKLQAAILDWAGTVVDFGSFAPTQIFVEAFAEFDVQVSIEEARGPMGMGKWDHIRTLCDQPQVAERYRKVFGRTPTDDDVTAIYNRFMPLQIEKIAEHSALIPGALETIANLRQQGIKIGSCSGYPKPVMDKVVELAATNGYVADHVVATDEVPNGRPWPAQALANVIALGIDDVAACVKIDDTEPGILEGRRAGMWTVALICSGNALGLDYAGFRALGSDELASERKRIHALFEGSRPHYMIDTITDLPEVIADINKRLAKGEMPQSS
- a CDS encoding cytochrome b encodes the protein MPWTSSESRYSTVSVLLHWLMLVLLVLVYASMELRGLFPKGSGGRTLIREVHYMLGLTVFVLVWFRLLARSLGPAPKIFPASPQWQTVLARLMHWALYLFMISMPILGWLITSAEGHQVMFYGFDLPLLVNEDKAFAKQVEHWHVLIGTIGYWLIGLHALAGLYHHYVVGDNTLLRMMPKRG